One Bacteroidota bacterium DNA window includes the following coding sequences:
- a CDS encoding SPOR domain-containing protein: MRFVLTLFVLGSVLALSACSGPQKPDDPADVPTAGQAPDYETFDPAPYDREPVAQTQTGPIQHDVPETLMAGQVEPPEPEGPRYVQGFRIQVFSSPDKAAADRVADNVEAWWRSVRRNPRVPSSMVGNATPEVLYLQPYYRVRMGRFRYRDEAESALGFVRQRFGDAFLMPERIRVSG, encoded by the coding sequence ATGCGATTTGTCCTCACGCTCTTCGTCCTCGGGTCCGTACTCGCCTTGTCAGCCTGCTCTGGCCCGCAGAAGCCCGACGATCCAGCGGACGTACCTACTGCAGGCCAGGCTCCAGACTACGAGACGTTCGACCCGGCGCCGTACGATCGCGAGCCGGTCGCGCAGACGCAGACGGGGCCGATTCAGCACGATGTGCCCGAGACCCTGATGGCTGGGCAGGTGGAACCGCCTGAGCCCGAGGGGCCACGCTACGTGCAGGGCTTCCGTATTCAGGTGTTTTCGTCGCCCGACAAGGCTGCCGCCGACCGCGTCGCTGACAACGTGGAGGCGTGGTGGCGCTCCGTACGCCGCAACCCCCGCGTCCCGTCGTCGATGGTGGGCAATGCTACCCCCGAGGTGCTCTACCTCCAGCCCTACTACCGGGTGCGGATGGGGCGCTTCCGGTACCGGGACGAGGCCGAGTCCGCGCTTGGGTTTGTCCGGCAGCGCTTCGGCGATGCGTTCTTGATGCCCGAGCGCATCCGCGTCAGTGGCTGA
- a CDS encoding serine hydrolase encodes MRSFLPALLSVFALLSSSAWLDAQPAPSVDDLTTTIDAIVEEEMRDTHLPGVAVVVVKDGATLVQRGYGVGDVASSRPVDPERTLFRIGSVSKALTALAVTRLIDDGRLAYDDDVSAYVDGIANLSGSDEPVTIEHLLTHTAAFDQIGLDRHVWDLDQTLAQRKAQRPSLAAYLEAGNLRRTHAAGQRFRYDTYGITLAGLVLERVTGLPYDQAMRQELFAPLGMERSFVEVDTAHVDDLAVGHGWVDSAYVAQPYEVYVTTPASSIDATPADMGRLMEAMTGSGASGQGRLFSPAATRAVLAPQFRPAPGFTGVTHGFWESPGFDLPDGPAIRTVGHGGSMLGYWTSLTLYPDANVGVFIVTNRNHEAGGGFVNVGQRINEVIAEAFYDDVPSPVMPLSVPLDGRDLSPYVGDYTFGTFCRTCSRDERARGAWGVSALRPVRLTERGLSLNDQHYLPTAERDVFVHESGDRALHFGRDAEGRIDFLVRSEEPATLERVPAMTTLREGMHEAGVYLDAGFPLKATEVLRAALDAGLDAGILNEAAINATGYATLGEDSTTMALLIFAYNADVFPDSWNVHDSLGEALALAGRTDEAIAAYERSLSLNPESEGGLAALKRLRARRGN; translated from the coding sequence ATGCGCTCGTTCCTGCCCGCCCTGCTCTCTGTCTTTGCGCTGCTCTCGTCGAGTGCCTGGCTCGATGCGCAGCCGGCGCCCTCCGTCGATGACCTGACAACCACCATCGATGCGATCGTCGAGGAAGAGATGCGCGACACGCACCTTCCTGGTGTGGCGGTCGTCGTCGTGAAGGACGGGGCAACGCTGGTGCAACGCGGCTATGGGGTGGGCGATGTCGCCTCTAGCCGTCCCGTAGACCCCGAGCGCACGCTGTTCCGCATCGGCTCCGTCTCGAAAGCCCTCACCGCGCTGGCCGTGACCCGGCTGATCGACGACGGGCGGCTGGCCTATGACGACGACGTGTCCGCGTACGTCGATGGCATCGCCAACCTGAGCGGATCCGACGAGCCGGTGACCATCGAGCACCTGCTCACGCACACGGCTGCGTTCGATCAGATCGGGCTCGACCGCCACGTCTGGGACCTCGACCAGACACTGGCCCAGCGGAAAGCGCAACGGCCCTCCCTGGCTGCCTATTTGGAGGCCGGCAACCTCCGCCGCACGCACGCTGCGGGACAGCGTTTCCGGTACGACACCTACGGCATCACACTCGCGGGCCTCGTTCTGGAACGCGTTACGGGGCTGCCCTACGACCAGGCGATGCGGCAGGAGTTGTTCGCACCGCTCGGCATGGAGCGCAGCTTCGTCGAGGTCGACACCGCGCACGTCGATGACCTTGCCGTAGGTCACGGCTGGGTCGATAGTGCGTATGTGGCGCAGCCCTACGAGGTGTATGTCACCACGCCCGCCTCGTCCATCGACGCCACGCCGGCTGACATGGGCCGACTTATGGAAGCTATGACTGGCAGCGGTGCCAGCGGGCAGGGCCGGCTCTTTTCCCCGGCGGCTACCCGGGCCGTCCTCGCGCCGCAGTTTCGTCCGGCCCCAGGCTTCACCGGCGTCACGCACGGCTTCTGGGAATCACCCGGCTTCGACCTGCCTGACGGACCCGCCATCCGCACGGTCGGCCACGGCGGGAGCATGCTCGGCTATTGGACCTCGCTGACGCTCTACCCGGACGCGAACGTCGGGGTGTTCATCGTCACCAACCGCAACCACGAGGCAGGGGGCGGTTTCGTCAACGTAGGCCAGCGCATCAACGAGGTTATCGCCGAGGCGTTTTACGATGACGTTCCCTCTCCCGTCATGCCACTGTCCGTGCCGCTCGACGGGCGTGACCTCTCTCCTTACGTCGGCGACTACACCTTCGGCACCTTCTGCCGGACCTGCTCGCGTGACGAGCGGGCGCGCGGTGCCTGGGGCGTCTCCGCACTTCGCCCGGTGCGGCTAACTGAGCGGGGCCTCTCCCTCAATGACCAGCACTACCTCCCCACCGCCGAGCGCGACGTGTTTGTGCACGAATCGGGCGACCGGGCGCTCCACTTCGGACGCGATGCGGAGGGTCGCATCGACTTCCTTGTCCGGTCCGAAGAACCCGCGACGCTGGAGCGGGTGCCCGCCATGACCACCCTTCGCGAAGGCATGCACGAGGCCGGGGTCTACCTGGACGCTGGCTTTCCGTTGAAGGCCACCGAGGTGCTCCGCGCTGCGCTCGATGCTGGCCTCGACGCGGGTATCCTGAACGAGGCTGCGATCAACGCAACTGGGTATGCCACGCTTGGCGAGGACAGCACCACGATGGCCTTGCTCATCTTTGCCTACAACGCGGACGTCTTCCCAGATTCCTGGAACGTGCACGACAGTCTCGGCGAAGCGCTCGCGCTCGCGGGGCGCACCGACGAAGCCATCGCCGCCTACGAGCGGTCGTTGTCGCTCAATCCCGAGAGCGAAGGCGGACTGGCCGCGCTGAAACGACTCCGGGCCAGACGCGGCAACTAG
- a CDS encoding LytTR family DNA-binding domain-containing protein, whose amino-acid sequence MRVLIVEDERIIAQRLERLLRGLAGSELTRVDVSPTLTDARAVLDAMPPDVVFLDLNLHGEDGFDLLRDVVAGAFHTVVVSAHTERALEAFEVGVLDFVPKPFDQDRLALTLDRLRGARAAHPAATLAVRSPGRIELVPVADIAHVHAADSYAELVLRDGSVRLHAKSLERLLTILPTSFVQIHRSYLVRLGDIVQLRVRPGSRYSAVLRSGVELPVGRTRVDDLRKRLGLHTDSP is encoded by the coding sequence ATGCGTGTCCTGATTGTCGAAGACGAGCGCATCATCGCACAGCGGCTGGAGCGGCTACTGCGCGGCCTCGCAGGCAGTGAGTTGACGCGCGTCGACGTGTCGCCGACGCTCACGGACGCGCGGGCTGTCCTCGATGCGATGCCGCCGGATGTCGTTTTCCTCGATCTCAACCTCCACGGCGAAGACGGCTTCGACCTTCTCCGTGACGTCGTGGCGGGTGCGTTTCACACCGTGGTCGTCTCAGCGCACACGGAGCGAGCGCTCGAAGCGTTCGAGGTTGGCGTGCTCGACTTCGTCCCGAAACCGTTCGACCAAGACCGGCTCGCGCTGACGCTGGACCGACTGCGCGGTGCGCGCGCGGCGCACCCTGCCGCCACGCTGGCGGTCCGTTCGCCGGGGCGCATCGAGCTGGTCCCCGTCGCCGACATCGCGCACGTGCACGCGGCAGACTCCTATGCCGAACTGGTGCTCCGCGACGGCAGCGTCCGACTCCATGCGAAGTCGCTCGAACGGCTCCTGACGATCCTGCCGACCTCGTTCGTGCAGATCCACCGGTCCTACCTCGTCCGGCTCGGCGACATCGTGCAGCTCCGTGTGCGCCCCGGCAGTCGCTACTCGGCCGTGCTGAGGTCGGGCGTCGAGCTCCCTGTCGGTCGTACGCGTGTCGATGACCTTCGCAAGCGACTCGGGCTGCACACGGACTCCCCGTGA
- a CDS encoding histidine kinase: MCLGFGLALSGCLGASPWPLTVATEARYQYGDAPRWATAAADDASWSNVAIHALPDSAGVLWVRIDIDVPATETLGLLVAGAAAREVYWDGARLGATGHVGSSPGEEVPGPMDASFRVPDSLAAAGPHLLALRLSSFHRPDGANGLLLHIVAGEYRALLREPLYGIALPLVFLGAFVLIALYHGLLFTADRRWASLLTGALCLTMALLLVAEGWRVVIGYTYDWHVVRLRVIEALTWMTGVLVVATLAAQFVVPQGRALALGVATLLAVVLLASGSHEVGTFTVFAVAFALSAGVVGWAAFHRKPGARLAFSGVAVCLVALAVARFDFMEAALFPAFGVLLAGLLTNLGLQTRRQHQRHIATLATKARLEAELLRKHLHPHFLMNALTSIIEWVETDPQQGARALEALSSELQMLAEVSNQTVISMAYELALCRAHLDVMGYRKGNTFALATENVDMDAPIPPAVLHTLVENAITHNAYPEGRVTFVLCEERTDTHRALTFEAPLASASPAVRPERGGLRYVRAQLDECAPGRWSLDSGPESGAWVTRVLLPLDLKPISSR, translated from the coding sequence GTGTGTCTCGGCTTCGGACTTGCGCTGAGTGGGTGTCTTGGCGCCTCGCCATGGCCGCTCACCGTAGCCACCGAGGCGCGCTATCAGTACGGCGACGCCCCCCGCTGGGCAACGGCGGCGGCGGACGATGCGAGTTGGTCCAACGTTGCGATCCATGCCCTGCCCGATTCGGCGGGCGTTCTCTGGGTACGGATTGACATCGACGTGCCCGCGACGGAGACCCTCGGGCTCCTGGTGGCCGGGGCCGCAGCGCGCGAGGTCTATTGGGACGGTGCCCGTCTTGGCGCTACTGGCCATGTTGGCTCCTCCCCAGGCGAGGAGGTGCCAGGTCCGATGGACGCCTCGTTCCGCGTGCCGGACAGCCTTGCGGCGGCAGGACCCCACCTTCTCGCGCTCCGACTCTCGTCGTTTCATCGACCCGACGGGGCCAACGGCTTGTTGCTTCACATTGTGGCCGGGGAGTACCGTGCACTTCTACGAGAGCCCCTCTACGGCATCGCGCTGCCGCTCGTGTTCCTCGGTGCCTTTGTGCTGATCGCGCTCTACCACGGGCTCCTCTTTACTGCCGACCGACGCTGGGCATCGCTGCTGACGGGGGCACTCTGCCTGACCATGGCGCTGCTGCTCGTGGCCGAGGGTTGGCGGGTCGTGATCGGCTACACATACGACTGGCACGTCGTCCGCCTGCGTGTCATTGAGGCCTTGACCTGGATGACGGGGGTGTTGGTGGTGGCAACGCTCGCCGCGCAGTTTGTGGTGCCACAGGGTCGCGCGCTTGCGCTCGGTGTGGCTACGCTGTTGGCCGTGGTGCTTTTGGCGAGCGGCTCGCATGAAGTGGGTACGTTCACGGTCTTCGCGGTGGCTTTTGCGCTGAGTGCAGGCGTCGTCGGTTGGGCCGCTTTTCATCGCAAGCCAGGTGCACGCCTGGCGTTCTCAGGCGTCGCCGTATGCTTGGTTGCGTTGGCCGTGGCCCGCTTCGACTTCATGGAGGCGGCGCTCTTTCCGGCGTTCGGCGTCCTCCTCGCCGGGCTGCTGACCAACCTCGGGCTGCAAACTCGTCGCCAGCACCAGCGACACATCGCCACGCTGGCGACGAAGGCCCGGCTGGAGGCTGAGTTGCTCCGCAAACACCTCCACCCTCACTTCCTGATGAATGCCCTCACATCCATCATCGAATGGGTCGAGACAGACCCCCAGCAAGGGGCACGCGCGCTGGAGGCGCTGTCTAGCGAACTCCAGATGCTCGCCGAGGTGTCGAACCAGACTGTGATCTCGATGGCGTACGAACTCGCCCTATGCCGCGCGCATCTCGATGTGATGGGCTACCGCAAGGGCAACACGTTCGCGTTGGCGACGGAAAACGTCGACATGGACGCGCCGATTCCTCCGGCGGTGCTCCACACACTGGTGGAGAATGCAATCACGCACAACGCGTACCCAGAAGGACGGGTGACGTTCGTGCTGTGCGAGGAGCGCACGGACACGCACCGCGCCCTCACGTTTGAGGCACCTCTCGCCTCGGCATCGCCTGCGGTCCGTCCAGAGCGCGGTGGCCTTCGCTACGTCCGTGCTCAGCTCGACGAATGCGCGCCGGGCCGCTGGTCGCTCGACTCGGGTCCCGAATCAGGCGCCTGGGTGACACGCGTCCTGCTTCCGCTCGACCTCAAGCCTATCTCCTCACGCTGA
- a CDS encoding DUF87 domain-containing protein, which produces MPDRPALGVLTHGSLGQGVQMKLDARRSVETLRAGTFVVVEGEQFDFFSLITDLEIAAANEDILLHPPAPEATLLREVLRGAATYATVSLKPMLMLPQGLGDDEPRPVKTVPAHFAPVGEATAEDVARVFSSEASDPARYFEIGTPVGMDETPVCLDLQRFVERSNAVFGKTGTGKSFLTRLLLCGAIRTGKAVNLVFDMHNEYGFTAMQETADGQGTQTKGLKQLFPSKVHVFSLDPTSTRRRGKQPDVEVHLYADQITPEDILPLSDTLNLTATSAESTFQLKKKFGDQWLVRLLDASTEEIGEIAADTGAHEGSLLALKRKLDRLSGLPFFRMEPRGTRIDILDQLLESIDAGRSVVFEFGKYNNLLIYLLVANVLTRRLRDRYERRYEDFERSGDPADKPQQLLITIEEAHKFLGPQTARETPFGKIAREMRKFSVSLLIVDQRPSGIDEEVLSQIGTKIVAQLSDEKDIAAALVGTAGAGALRKILATLDSKQQVLAFGHALPMPIQLTTRTYGPDFFRAMEQPLPDASGDGSPVVYESIQAQTDELF; this is translated from the coding sequence ATGCCCGACCGTCCTGCCCTTGGCGTCCTCACCCACGGCTCGCTTGGCCAGGGCGTGCAGATGAAGCTCGACGCGCGGCGCTCCGTCGAGACGCTCCGCGCCGGCACCTTTGTCGTGGTCGAGGGGGAGCAGTTCGACTTCTTCTCGCTCATCACCGATTTGGAAATCGCGGCGGCGAACGAGGACATCCTGCTCCACCCGCCCGCGCCCGAGGCGACGCTGCTGCGCGAGGTGCTGCGCGGCGCGGCGACCTACGCCACCGTCAGCCTCAAGCCCATGCTGATGCTCCCGCAGGGCCTCGGCGACGACGAGCCGCGCCCCGTCAAGACGGTCCCCGCCCACTTCGCGCCGGTCGGCGAGGCGACGGCAGAAGATGTGGCGCGCGTGTTTTCAAGCGAGGCGAGCGACCCCGCGCGCTACTTCGAGATCGGCACGCCCGTCGGCATGGACGAGACGCCGGTGTGCCTTGACCTCCAGCGCTTCGTCGAGCGCTCGAACGCAGTCTTCGGCAAGACAGGCACCGGCAAGAGCTTCCTGACGCGCCTGCTGCTGTGCGGCGCGATCCGCACGGGCAAAGCGGTCAACCTCGTGTTCGACATGCACAACGAGTACGGCTTCACGGCGATGCAGGAAACCGCCGACGGCCAGGGCACGCAGACGAAGGGCCTAAAGCAACTTTTCCCGTCGAAGGTGCACGTCTTCTCGCTCGACCCGACCTCAACGCGGCGGCGCGGCAAACAGCCGGACGTGGAGGTGCACCTCTATGCGGACCAGATCACACCCGAGGACATCCTCCCGCTCTCGGACACGCTCAACCTGACGGCGACCTCCGCCGAGAGCACCTTCCAGCTCAAAAAGAAGTTCGGCGACCAGTGGCTCGTCCGGCTCCTCGACGCCTCGACCGAGGAGATCGGCGAGATCGCCGCCGACACGGGCGCGCACGAGGGCTCGCTGCTCGCGCTCAAGCGCAAGCTCGACCGGCTGAGCGGGCTGCCGTTCTTCAGGATGGAGCCGCGCGGCACCCGCATCGACATCCTGGATCAGCTCCTCGAAAGCATCGATGCGGGCAGGTCGGTCGTCTTCGAGTTCGGGAAGTACAACAACCTGTTGATTTACCTCCTCGTGGCGAACGTGCTCACGCGGCGGCTGCGCGACCGCTACGAGCGGCGCTACGAGGACTTCGAGCGCTCCGGCGACCCCGCCGATAAGCCTCAGCAGCTCCTGATCACCATCGAGGAGGCGCACAAATTCCTCGGGCCCCAGACCGCGCGCGAGACACCGTTCGGCAAAATTGCCCGCGAGATGCGCAAGTTCTCGGTGAGCCTGCTCATCGTCGACCAGCGCCCGAGCGGCATCGACGAGGAGGTGCTGAGCCAGATCGGGACGAAGATCGTCGCGCAACTCTCGGACGAGAAGGACATCGCGGCGGCACTTGTGGGCACGGCAGGCGCAGGCGCGCTGCGGAAGATCCTCGCCACCCTCGACTCGAAGCAGCAGGTGCTCGCCTTTGGTCACGCACTCCCCATGCCGATCCAACTCACGACGCGGACCTACGGCCCCGACTTCTTCCGGGCGATGGAGCAACCCCTACCGGATGCGTCAGGCGACGGCTCGCCGGTGGTCTACGAGAGCATTCAGGCGCAGACGGACGAGCTGTTTTGA
- a CDS encoding zinc-dependent peptidase: MQIVRASDLVFRLLIGGLLGLVVGVVGVVAMGAVGAVWALGPMLVVVALAGRTPWRRWRLAQQKMPASYRTWLETHVSLYARLDDAGQARFERDVRFALAERRFEGVDGVEVTDDLRLGVAAGIALLLHGRPDWELSDGRTFLFLPTYFGDHTDEIYSEEDYGTADYDYDGMVHAQGPVLLAAPSVRDGWARPDGQNVVLHELAHLFDFDDTDADGLPSLLDPGSRDAWITLMHREMRAAERGRSMLGRYASTAPAELFAVATEVFFERPVVFSQRHPELFDALAAFYALDPRSPGWEATANSPPERQSRMARRWGSQGTA, from the coding sequence GTGCAAATCGTCCGCGCCTCCGATCTCGTCTTCAGGCTGCTCATTGGTGGGCTGCTCGGGCTCGTCGTGGGAGTGGTCGGCGTTGTGGCGATGGGCGCGGTGGGCGCGGTGTGGGCGCTCGGGCCGATGCTCGTTGTGGTCGCGCTGGCGGGGCGCACGCCGTGGCGGCGGTGGCGCCTGGCGCAGCAGAAGATGCCTGCGTCGTACCGGACGTGGCTCGAAACCCACGTCAGCCTCTATGCGCGGCTCGACGACGCAGGCCAAGCACGCTTCGAGCGCGACGTGCGCTTTGCGCTGGCAGAGCGCCGCTTCGAGGGCGTAGACGGGGTGGAGGTGACCGACGACCTCCGGCTCGGCGTCGCGGCGGGCATCGCCTTGCTTTTGCACGGGCGGCCCGACTGGGAGCTGTCCGACGGTCGCACCTTTCTTTTTCTACCGACCTACTTCGGCGATCATACGGACGAGATCTACAGCGAGGAGGACTACGGCACCGCGGACTACGACTACGATGGCATGGTCCACGCTCAGGGGCCGGTGCTCCTCGCGGCACCGTCCGTGCGCGACGGCTGGGCACGACCCGACGGCCAGAACGTCGTCCTGCACGAACTCGCGCACCTCTTCGACTTCGACGACACCGACGCCGACGGGCTGCCGTCGCTCCTCGACCCGGGCTCGCGCGATGCGTGGATCACGCTGATGCACCGCGAGATGCGCGCGGCTGAGCGGGGCCGTTCCATGCTGGGGCGCTACGCCTCGACGGCGCCCGCCGAGTTGTTTGCGGTTGCCACCGAGGTGTTCTTCGAGCGGCCCGTCGTGTTTTCGCAGCGCCACCCCGAACTGTTCGACGCGCTGGCGGCCTTCTACGCGCTCGACCCGCGCTCGCCGGGCTGGGAAGCCACGGCCAACAGCCCGCCCGAGCGACAAAGCCGTATGGCGCGCCGGTGGGGGTCTCAAGGCACGGCGTGA
- a CDS encoding aminotransferase class I/II-fold pyridoxal phosphate-dependent enzyme, producing MHPRALLNHALDAIDAWEASYGNFAPHASTDVPAERLRTAMDEYLARITAPPQGERHGTYPFFHPRYAGQMLKPPHPIALAAYAAAMRTNPNNHALDGGPPTGQMEKEVTRDLAALFDFPDGEDGSAALGHLTSGGTIANLEALFAARELAPGTAIASSADAHYTHARMAHVLGVEHRTVAADSDGRIDLNALEDALAAGGIGTVVLTGATTGLGVVDPLQEAIPLCRQYGARVHIDAAYGGFFRLLANEASAPAGFPHEAFHAMRDADSIVVDPHKHGLQPYGCGAVLFRDPAVGRFYKHDSPYTYFSSDELHLGEISLECSRAGAAAGALWLTLRCLPLRADEGLGPILAATLRAARLFAAQIDASDAFTLYAPPETDIVAYFPTAERLSDIDAMSAALFDASMQDPDDPVFLSLYRMSAAQLHARHPNLVADVPHARVLRSVLMKPEHEHAAGWLVERLHVFEARHRAHMGA from the coding sequence ATGCATCCCCGCGCTCTCCTCAATCACGCGCTCGACGCCATCGATGCCTGGGAGGCGTCCTACGGCAACTTCGCCCCGCACGCTAGCACCGATGTGCCCGCTGAACGCTTGCGGACGGCGATGGACGAGTATCTCGCACGCATCACGGCGCCGCCGCAAGGAGAGCGGCACGGGACGTATCCTTTCTTCCACCCGCGCTACGCCGGGCAGATGCTCAAGCCGCCGCACCCCATCGCGCTGGCAGCCTATGCCGCAGCCATGCGGACCAACCCCAACAACCACGCGCTCGATGGCGGGCCGCCGACCGGCCAGATGGAGAAGGAGGTCACCCGCGACCTCGCGGCGCTCTTCGACTTTCCGGACGGCGAGGACGGCAGCGCGGCGCTCGGGCACCTTACGAGCGGAGGTACGATTGCCAACCTCGAAGCGCTGTTCGCGGCGCGCGAACTCGCGCCTGGCACGGCGATCGCGTCGAGTGCGGACGCGCACTACACCCATGCGCGGATGGCGCACGTCCTCGGCGTCGAACACCGCACGGTGGCTGCTGACTCCGATGGACGCATCGACTTGAACGCGCTGGAGGACGCGCTCGCGGCGGGCGGCATTGGCACGGTTGTGCTGACGGGTGCCACGACGGGCCTCGGCGTGGTCGATCCGCTGCAGGAGGCGATCCCGCTGTGTCGGCAGTATGGCGCGCGGGTCCACATCGACGCGGCCTACGGCGGTTTCTTCCGGCTGCTGGCCAACGAGGCGTCGGCCCCCGCAGGGTTTCCTCACGAGGCTTTCCACGCGATGCGGGACGCTGACTCTATCGTTGTCGATCCACACAAACACGGGTTGCAACCCTACGGCTGCGGCGCCGTGCTCTTCCGGGACCCAGCCGTGGGACGGTTCTACAAGCACGATTCCCCGTATACCTACTTCTCGTCCGACGAACTCCACCTCGGCGAGATTAGCCTCGAATGCTCGCGAGCGGGCGCGGCGGCCGGGGCGCTCTGGCTTACGCTCCGTTGCCTCCCGCTTCGCGCCGACGAGGGCCTAGGCCCCATCCTAGCTGCGACCTTGCGGGCAGCCCGCCTCTTTGCGGCGCAAATCGACGCGTCGGATGCGTTCACGCTCTACGCGCCACCCGAGACGGACATCGTCGCCTATTTCCCAACAGCAGAGCGGCTGTCCGACATCGACGCCATGAGTGCGGCCCTCTTCGACGCGTCGATGCAGGATCCGGACGACCCCGTCTTCCTCAGTCTCTACCGGATGAGCGCAGCCCAGCTTCATGCCCGCCACCCGAATCTCGTTGCTGACGTGCCCCATGCACGCGTCCTTCGAAGCGTGCTGATGAAGCCAGAACACGAGCACGCGGCGGGCTGGCTCGTGGAACGGCTCCACGTGTTTGAGGCGCGCCACCGTGCGCACATGGGTGCCTAG
- a CDS encoding YCF48-related protein, which translates to MTVAPRWLVASLAFVLLSPISSGQEAAGWSLLDASPWNFYRFEDGSFVSPERGWIVNGDGEVFQTADGGQAWSRQAVLPAYLRSVVFVNDSRGFIGTLTQPNMLYETRDAGRSYQDISDRIEGPRPWGICGLWAVNDDVIYGAGWFAAPAHIVKSTDGGQTWTSTPMDAYAGSLIDVYFWDEQRGIAVGGTNGLEADGRALVLLTEDGGETWTTQYVSADPGEWSWKISFPTPTTGYVSVEELDGGFPAKVLKTTDAGVTWTELSIPNSDHLQAIGFITEDTGWASGRGTTSLTTDGGETWTPIDLDGSINRFEFFGDSLAYAMGRRIYQYATPPATSIGEGATPRAALALQPAFPNPSTGGVTIPYSLDEPAAFEVVVYDLTGRRVAVVAKGERSIGAHEAYWDGRDARGDRVAPGGYVVTLTANGRRISSALLRM; encoded by the coding sequence ATGACCGTTGCCCCCCGTTGGCTTGTCGCAAGCCTTGCGTTCGTCCTGCTGTCGCCGATCTCTTCGGGCCAAGAAGCTGCCGGATGGAGTCTCCTAGACGCCTCGCCCTGGAACTTCTACAGGTTCGAGGACGGTAGTTTTGTCAGCCCCGAGCGCGGGTGGATTGTCAACGGCGACGGGGAGGTGTTCCAGACGGCCGATGGCGGCCAAGCGTGGAGCCGGCAGGCCGTGCTCCCGGCCTACCTGCGGTCGGTGGTGTTCGTGAACGACTCCCGCGGGTTCATCGGCACGCTCACCCAGCCCAACATGCTGTACGAGACGCGGGACGCCGGGCGGTCGTACCAGGACATCTCGGACCGCATTGAGGGGCCTCGCCCGTGGGGGATTTGCGGCCTCTGGGCTGTTAACGACGACGTGATCTACGGCGCCGGATGGTTTGCCGCGCCCGCCCACATCGTCAAGTCGACGGACGGTGGCCAGACCTGGACATCTACACCGATGGACGCCTACGCAGGCTCGCTCATCGACGTCTACTTCTGGGACGAGCAGCGCGGGATCGCCGTGGGGGGTACCAACGGCCTCGAAGCGGACGGCCGGGCGCTGGTCTTGCTCACCGAAGACGGCGGCGAGACGTGGACCACGCAGTATGTCAGCGCCGATCCGGGCGAATGGAGCTGGAAGATCTCGTTCCCGACCCCTACGACCGGCTACGTCTCGGTCGAGGAACTCGACGGCGGCTTCCCGGCCAAAGTCTTGAAGACCACGGACGCGGGGGTTACGTGGACGGAGCTCTCCATTCCGAATAGCGACCACCTCCAGGCCATCGGTTTCATCACAGAGGACACGGGCTGGGCGAGTGGGCGCGGGACGACCTCGCTCACGACCGACGGCGGCGAGACGTGGACGCCGATCGACCTCGACGGCTCCATCAACCGCTTTGAGTTTTTCGGCGACTCGCTGGCCTATGCCATGGGGCGTCGCATCTACCAGTATGCTACGCCGCCTGCAACGAGCATCGGCGAGGGGGCAACTCCCCGTGCAGCGCTCGCGCTCCAGCCGGCGTTCCCAAACCCGTCGACGGGTGGCGTGACAATCCCATATTCGCTCGACGAGCCGGCAGCGTTCGAGGTTGTCGTCTATGATTTGACAGGCCGCCGCGTCGCCGTCGTCGCAAAAGGCGAGCGGTCCATCGGCGCGCATGAGGCGTACTGGGACGGACGCGACGCGCGAGGAGACCGCGTGGCTCCCGGCGGCTATGTGGTGACGCTCACTGCGAACGGCCGCCGCATCTCTAGCGCCCTGCTGCGGATGTAG